The genomic segment GGCACGATTTTGGAATATGACTGGACTGCGAATGAGTCGTGGCGAAATGTCTTCAGGATATATAAAAGCTGGCATGCACGGTGCAAATATGCAGGGCGTAAAGGTCAGTCAGATGGAATGGCGGGTAGATGGCTCTGCCTCAGTTGGGTTACGTTTGCCTTACGATATTGATTTTTCGGGATTTACTCTGGGACTTGTGAATAACACTCTGGTGGCTGTACTTGTCTATCAATTGTTCCGCAATCACCCATCGTGGAATAAATTCAGCCAAATTATCGATTTCATTCTCGGACAGCAATTCAGAACTGTGGAACCCGATCATAGACCCTGTTACAATGGTCTGGTTCATTTTTTGCAGACTGAATTGCCAGAGGTGGAAGATGAGTTATTAGAGGGATTTCAAAGGTATCCAGCGATGCAAATATACGAACGATATATGCTGGCAATAATCGAGCGCAATATCAAAAATTTAGATCAAGCATTGGATTTACAAAGTTCGTTTTACGCTGTCCTTTTTCCCAATATTGTCAAGTCGATAGTCAGAAAGTTTAGAAACTAAAATAAAATGGGAGGACCACATGGCAACCGGCGTAAATCAAACAGCACTCGCCAATCTGAGAAAGCAGATCGCACAACTGTGTCGTGATTTGGAGGAGTTCAGGATTGATCACGTTGCCGCTATAGACTACGACAAGTTGACCAGGTTGACGGAATCAGAACATCATCTCTATAATCTGGATGCAGAACTAAAGGTGTTTAAGAAGTAAGAGGACATGAGTGGTACATAAAAAAAGAGCGAGTTAAAAAAGACTCGCTCTTTTTCATTATATATATGCACATCCCACATTTACTTCACGTTGTGATAGTCCCTGTACCACGCGACAAAATTTGCAAGTCCTGTTTCTATGGACGTTGAGGGATTGTAGCCCACATCTCGCACGAGATCCGATACATCTGCTGCATTGTCCTGTACATCTCCAGGCTGCATGGGCAAATCTTTTCGGATGGCTTTTTTGCCCAGCAGGTCCTCTAATAGCGAGAGAAAATACTCCAGTTCTATGACGTTGTGATTACCGATATTGTAAATTCGATACGGGCTGGAACTCGATCCTGGATCGGGACATTTTCCCGTCCATTTGGTATCTGGCTTTGCGGGATTTGACAGTAGGCGAACTATGCCTTCGACAATGTCGCCGACGTACGTAAAGCTGCGGCGCATTTTTCCGTGATTATAGACTTTGATGGGTCGATTTTCCAATATGGCTTTGGTCCACAAGTAGGCGACAAAATCCGGACGTCCCCAGGGTCCGTACACAGAGAAAAAGCGCAATCCCGTAGTCGGGATGCCGTATAGATGGCTATACACATGGGCCATCAGTTCATCTGATTTTTTTGTCGCTGCGTAAAGGCTGATCGGATGATCGACGTTTTGACGGACGCCATGAGGCGTGGTGGCGTTCAAGCCATAAACGGAACTCGACGAGGCATAGACCA from the Gemmatimonadota bacterium genome contains:
- a CDS encoding pentapeptide repeat-containing protein, with the translated sequence MANRIATHLKQLYNSSKNGKNSWLKLQVIEAETGVSRQTVSRILNGKTNRLYYRTAVNLADYIEKETKGKVSAAYLLNESKKNYAGADLKGTDFSGEDLTHFNFAQADLTGVNFEGATLDYSDFTAARLKDANFNRVTGTGTNFTGAVATGATFKNFQARFWNMTGLRMSRGEMSSGYIKAGMHGANMQGVKVSQMEWRVDGSASVGLRLPYDIDFSGFTLGLVNNTLVAVLVYQLFRNHPSWNKFSQIIDFILGQQFRTVEPDHRPCYNGLVHFLQTELPEVEDELLEGFQRYPAMQIYERYMLAIIERNIKNLDQALDLQSSFYAVLFPNIVKSIVRKFRN
- a CDS encoding NAD-dependent epimerase — protein: MNTTDIARRVLVTGAAGFIGFHLSRRLLEMGHSVVGLDNVNDYYNTQLKEDRLSILKRESGFKFVRMHLEDEAGVANLFRAENFSHVINLAGQAGMPYSLKNPQAFVKSNVLGFLNILEGCRHCGIQHLVYASSSSVYGLNATTPHGVRQNVDHPISLYAATKKSDELMAHVYSHLYGIPTTGLRFFSVYGPWGRPDFVAYLWTKAILENRPIKVYNHGKMRRSFTYVGDIVEGIVRLLSNPAKPDTKWTGKCPDPGSSSSPYRIYNIGNHNVIELEYFLSLLEDLLGKKAIRKDLPMQPGDVQDNAADVSDLVRDVGYNPSTSIETGLANFVAWYRDYHNVK